The following are from one region of the Sphingomonas oryzagri genome:
- a CDS encoding VOC family protein produces the protein MPFDTLTFDHVGIRVTDLAVAEAFYGRLGFVRDPDEFSEAGKACGLVHPTGLRIHLIFNGEASAEGNVLLDVPVKRPGYTHAAFIIDSMSELVAWLNREGIAITEGPVEMGHGRRIVCFIRDPDRNVIEFNEVRS, from the coding sequence ATGCCCTTCGATACACTGACGTTCGATCATGTCGGCATCCGCGTCACCGACCTCGCCGTCGCCGAAGCCTTTTATGGCAGGCTGGGCTTCGTTCGGGATCCCGACGAATTCAGTGAGGCCGGGAAAGCCTGCGGATTGGTTCACCCGACGGGACTGCGCATCCACCTGATCTTCAACGGCGAAGCCAGCGCGGAAGGCAATGTCCTGCTCGACGTGCCGGTCAAGCGCCCCGGCTATACGCACGCCGCGTTCATTATCGACAGCATGAGCGAACTGGTGGCGTGGCTGAATCGCGAGGGCATCGCGATCACGGAAGGCCCGGTCGAAATGGGGCACGGTCGGCGGATCGTCTGCTTCATCCGCGATCCCGATCGCAACGTGATCGAGTTCAACGAAGTGCGATCGTGA
- a CDS encoding DoxX family protein: MYDFKQWAVSPLPLPGCWAALPLRLIVGFGFMQHGYAKLARGPEHFASVLQAMGMPFPHLLSDATIGVELIGGLFTLAGALMPITAIPMIVVLLVAIVTVHLPNGFSSIKLLSYDAAGAHFGQPGYETDLLYIAGIVALCIMGTGPLSVDRYLRRAA; this comes from the coding sequence ATGTACGATTTCAAGCAATGGGCGGTGTCGCCGCTTCCCCTTCCCGGCTGCTGGGCAGCGTTGCCGTTGCGGCTGATCGTAGGCTTCGGCTTCATGCAGCACGGTTACGCCAAACTGGCGCGCGGGCCTGAGCATTTCGCGTCGGTTCTGCAGGCGATGGGGATGCCTTTCCCGCATCTGCTGAGCGATGCGACCATCGGCGTGGAACTCATCGGCGGACTGTTCACGCTTGCCGGCGCGCTGATGCCGATCACGGCGATCCCGATGATCGTGGTGCTGCTGGTGGCGATCGTCACCGTGCACCTGCCCAACGGCTTCAGTTCGATCAAGCTGCTGTCCTACGACGCTGCCGGCGCCCATTTCGGACAACCCGGCTACGAGACAGACCTGCTCTACATCGCCGGCATCGTCGCGCTGTGCATCATGGGCACCGGCCCCCTCTCGGTCGACCGCTATCTGAGGCGCGCGGCGTAA
- a CDS encoding ArsR/SmtB family transcription factor, which produces MQQESAIAGLAALAHPTRLNAFRLLVRHEPDGLPTGALVEASGLTQSTFSTHLAVLAKAELVIAERRGRQQIQRANIDMLRALMTFLAKDCCQGRPELCEPLLADLTCC; this is translated from the coding sequence ATGCAGCAGGAATCAGCAATTGCGGGACTTGCCGCACTCGCCCACCCGACCCGGCTGAACGCCTTCCGTCTGCTCGTTCGGCACGAACCCGATGGCTTGCCGACCGGCGCGCTGGTCGAGGCGAGCGGTCTTACCCAAAGCACCTTCTCGACCCACCTCGCCGTGCTTGCCAAGGCCGAACTGGTGATTGCCGAGCGGCGCGGACGCCAGCAGATCCAGCGCGCCAACATCGACATGCTTCGCGCCCTGATGACGTTTCTCGCCAAGGATTGCTGCCAGGGACGCCCCGAACTCTGCGAGCCGCTGCTCGCGGATCTTACCTGCTGCTGA
- a CDS encoding glutathione S-transferase family protein, with translation MKLYHFPLSGHAHRAALFLSLAGVAHELVPVDLPAGAHKQPEFLALNPFGEVPVLDDEGTVIADSHAILVYVARKVGPSHWLPSDPATEAEVQRWLAVAAGKIAYGACAARLITVFDAPFRADEVIGRAHATLAVIEQVLIGRAWIAGTDRPTIADVALYSYIERAPEGNVDLSGYPRILAWLRQIEQLPGFIPFARTRAGLEA, from the coding sequence ATGAAGCTCTATCATTTCCCGCTGTCCGGCCACGCCCATCGCGCCGCGCTGTTCCTTTCGCTGGCCGGCGTCGCGCACGAGCTGGTCCCTGTCGATCTGCCGGCGGGCGCCCACAAGCAGCCCGAGTTTCTGGCACTCAACCCGTTCGGTGAGGTGCCCGTGCTCGACGACGAGGGCACCGTCATCGCCGACTCCCATGCCATCCTCGTCTATGTCGCGCGCAAGGTCGGCCCGTCGCACTGGCTGCCGAGCGATCCTGCGACCGAGGCGGAGGTGCAGCGCTGGCTGGCCGTAGCGGCCGGCAAGATCGCCTATGGCGCCTGCGCCGCCCGATTGATCACCGTGTTCGATGCGCCGTTCCGCGCCGACGAGGTGATCGGACGGGCGCACGCGACGCTGGCCGTGATCGAGCAGGTGCTCATCGGACGCGCGTGGATCGCCGGGACCGATCGGCCGACCATCGCGGATGTTGCGCTCTACTCCTATATCGAGCGCGCGCCCGAGGGGAATGTCGATCTCTCCGGCTATCCCCGCATCCTCGCCTGGCTCCGGCAAATCGAGCAATTGCCCGGCTTCATCCCGTTCGCCCGCACCCGCGCGGGCCTCGAGGCCTGA
- the lldD gene encoding FMN-dependent L-lactate dehydrogenase LldD, producing MIISSTLDFREAARRRLPPFLFHYADGGAYAETTLKRNVSDLAELALRQRVLKNVADIDLSAELFGQCQPLPIILGPVGISGMYARRGETQAARAAHRAGMPFTLSTVSICSLGEVTAASAGPTWFQLYVIRDRAFMRDLLATAKANGARALVFTVDMPVPGARYRDAHSGMSGPHAPLRRVMQAVTHPRWAWDVGLFGRPHRLGNLEPVLGKASGLNDYMGWLGSNFDPSIAWSDLDWIRSEWDGPLIIKGILDPEDAREAAAIGADGIVVSNHGGRQLDGVLSTARALPAIADAVGDRLTVLADSGVRSGLDVVRMLALGARGVLLGRAWVYALAAGGEAGVTQLLTLMEKEMRVAMALTGVRNLGEIDSSILAEVRDRAL from the coding sequence ATGATCATTTCGTCGACCCTCGATTTTCGCGAAGCGGCCCGCAGGCGCTTGCCGCCATTCCTGTTCCATTATGCGGACGGCGGCGCCTACGCGGAGACGACGCTGAAGCGAAACGTCTCCGACCTTGCCGAGTTGGCGCTCCGTCAGCGGGTGCTCAAGAACGTCGCCGATATCGATCTCTCTGCCGAGCTGTTCGGGCAATGCCAGCCGTTGCCGATCATACTCGGCCCGGTCGGCATATCGGGCATGTATGCGCGACGCGGTGAGACGCAGGCAGCGCGTGCGGCGCATCGTGCCGGCATGCCGTTCACCCTTTCGACCGTGTCGATCTGTTCACTTGGCGAGGTGACCGCCGCCTCGGCGGGGCCGACGTGGTTCCAGCTCTATGTGATCCGCGATCGCGCCTTCATGCGCGATCTCCTGGCGACCGCGAAGGCAAACGGCGCCAGGGCGCTCGTCTTCACCGTCGACATGCCCGTTCCAGGCGCCCGCTATCGCGACGCCCATTCTGGCATGTCCGGCCCCCACGCACCGCTGCGGCGCGTGATGCAGGCCGTGACCCATCCGCGCTGGGCTTGGGATGTCGGCTTGTTCGGACGGCCGCACCGGCTCGGCAATCTCGAACCGGTCCTGGGCAAGGCGAGCGGCCTGAACGACTATATGGGCTGGCTGGGTAGCAACTTCGATCCCTCGATCGCATGGTCGGATCTCGACTGGATCCGGTCGGAATGGGACGGGCCGCTGATCATCAAGGGCATTCTCGATCCCGAGGATGCGCGCGAGGCCGCCGCGATCGGTGCGGACGGGATCGTCGTTTCCAACCATGGCGGACGCCAGCTGGACGGCGTGTTGTCGACCGCCCGTGCCCTGCCCGCCATCGCCGACGCGGTTGGCGATCGGCTGACGGTATTGGCGGATTCCGGCGTCCGATCCGGCCTCGACGTGGTCCGTATGCTGGCGCTGGGCGCGCGTGGCGTGCTGCTCGGCCGCGCCTGGGTTTATGCGCTCGCGGCGGGCGGCGAGGCTGGGGTGACGCAGTTGCTCACGCTGATGGAAAAGGAAATGCGGGTCGCAATGGCCCTGACCGGCGTTCGCAACCTGGGCGAGATCGATTCCTCCATTCTGGCCGAGGTGCGTGATCGGGCGCTCTGA
- a CDS encoding bifunctional aconitate hydratase 2/2-methylisocitrate dehydratase, with protein sequence MSLYSDYLTEIEARAGQGLAPKPIDDGALLAEMIAIIEDVGNENRPEALKFFIYNTLPGTTSAAGVKAAFLKRIILGEATVSEITPAFALELLSHMKGGPSIAVLLDIALGDDAALAVQAGEVLKTQVFLYDADMARLRDAFAAGNAVAKDVLESYAKAEFFTKLPDVEDEIKVVTFIAGEGDISTDLLSPGNQAHSRSDRELHGQCMISPEAQQQIVALKAQHPDARVMMIAEKGTMGVGSSRMSGVNNVALWTGKQQSPYVPFVNYAPVVAGTNGISPIFGTTVDVTGGIGINLKNWVKMTGPDGKPILNNDGNPVLEEKFSVETGTVLKIDVKNRKLTDEAGNELVDVAAAFTPQKMEFMKAGSSYAIVFGKKLQTFAAETLGVEPTPVYAANKEVTAEGVGLTAVEKIFNRNAVGVTPGKVLHAGSDVRVKVNIVGSQDTTGLMTAQELEAMAATVISPLVDGAYQSGCHTASVWDKKAQANIPKLMSFMNNFGLITARDPKGVYHAMTDVIHKVLNDITVDDWAIIIGGDSHTRMSKGVAFGADSGTVALALATGEATMPIPQSVKVTFKGKMQPHMDFRDVVHATQQQMLQQSAGENVFQGRIIEVHIGTLLADQAFTFTDWTAEMKAKASICISNDEALIGSLEIAKARIQIMIDKGMENAAGTLKGLIAKADARIAEIRSGEKPALAPDANAKYFAEIVVDLDVIDEPMIADPDVNNPDVSKRYTHDTIRPVSYYGGTKKVDLGFVGSCMVHKGDMKIIAQILKNIEKAEGKVEFKAPLVVAPPTYNIVDELKAEGDWEILRKYSGFEFDDTHPKTASRTEYENILYLERPGCNLCMGNQEKAAKGDTVLATSTRLFQGRVVEDTAEKKGESLLASTPVVVLSTILGRTPSAEEYKAAVEGIDLTKFAPPKAA encoded by the coding sequence ATGAGCCTCTATTCCGATTACCTGACCGAAATCGAAGCCCGAGCAGGTCAGGGGCTCGCTCCCAAGCCGATCGACGACGGTGCGCTCCTCGCCGAGATGATCGCCATCATCGAGGATGTCGGCAACGAGAACCGGCCCGAGGCGCTGAAATTCTTCATCTACAACACGCTTCCCGGCACGACGAGCGCGGCCGGCGTCAAGGCGGCGTTCCTGAAGCGGATCATCCTGGGCGAAGCGACCGTATCCGAAATCACGCCGGCCTTTGCGCTGGAACTGCTGTCGCACATGAAGGGCGGCCCCTCGATCGCGGTGCTGCTCGACATCGCGCTGGGCGATGACGCTGCGCTGGCCGTCCAGGCGGGCGAGGTGCTGAAGACTCAGGTCTTCCTCTACGACGCCGACATGGCCCGCCTCCGCGATGCCTTCGCGGCGGGCAATGCGGTCGCCAAGGACGTGCTGGAAAGCTACGCCAAGGCCGAATTCTTCACCAAGCTTCCCGATGTGGAGGACGAGATCAAGGTCGTCACCTTCATCGCGGGCGAGGGCGACATCTCGACCGACCTGCTGTCGCCGGGCAACCAGGCCCACTCGCGCTCGGATCGTGAACTCCACGGCCAGTGCATGATCTCGCCGGAGGCGCAGCAGCAGATCGTCGCGCTCAAGGCGCAGCATCCCGACGCGCGCGTGATGATGATCGCCGAGAAGGGCACGATGGGCGTGGGCTCCTCGCGTATGTCCGGCGTCAACAACGTGGCGCTGTGGACCGGCAAGCAGCAGAGCCCCTACGTTCCCTTCGTCAACTACGCGCCGGTCGTCGCCGGCACCAACGGCATCTCGCCGATCTTCGGCACCACCGTGGACGTGACCGGCGGCATTGGCATCAACCTGAAGAACTGGGTCAAGATGACCGGCCCGGACGGCAAGCCGATCCTCAACAATGACGGGAATCCGGTGCTCGAGGAGAAATTCTCGGTCGAGACCGGCACCGTCCTCAAGATCGACGTGAAGAACCGCAAGCTCACAGATGAGGCCGGCAACGAACTGGTCGATGTCGCGGCCGCCTTCACGCCGCAGAAGATGGAGTTCATGAAGGCGGGCAGCAGCTACGCCATCGTGTTCGGCAAGAAGCTCCAGACCTTCGCGGCCGAGACGCTGGGCGTCGAACCGACCCCGGTCTACGCCGCGAACAAGGAAGTCACGGCCGAGGGCGTCGGCCTCACCGCGGTCGAGAAGATCTTCAACCGCAACGCCGTCGGCGTCACGCCGGGCAAGGTGCTGCACGCCGGTTCGGACGTGCGCGTGAAGGTCAACATCGTAGGCTCGCAGGATACGACGGGCCTGATGACCGCGCAGGAGCTGGAGGCGATGGCCGCCACCGTCATTTCGCCGCTGGTCGACGGCGCCTACCAGTCGGGCTGCCACACGGCATCGGTGTGGGACAAGAAGGCGCAGGCCAACATTCCGAAGCTGATGAGCTTCATGAACAATTTCGGCCTGATCACCGCGCGCGATCCCAAGGGCGTCTATCACGCGATGACCGACGTCATCCACAAGGTGCTGAACGACATCACCGTGGACGATTGGGCGATCATCATCGGCGGTGACAGCCACACCCGCATGTCCAAGGGCGTGGCCTTCGGCGCAGACTCGGGCACCGTTGCGCTGGCGCTGGCGACGGGCGAGGCGACCATGCCGATCCCGCAGTCGGTGAAGGTCACGTTCAAGGGCAAGATGCAGCCCCACATGGACTTCCGCGACGTGGTGCACGCCACGCAGCAACAGATGCTGCAGCAGTCCGCCGGCGAGAACGTGTTTCAGGGCCGCATCATCGAGGTCCATATCGGCACGCTGCTGGCCGACCAGGCCTTCACCTTCACCGACTGGACGGCCGAGATGAAGGCCAAGGCCTCGATCTGCATCTCGAACGACGAGGCGCTGATCGGATCGCTGGAGATCGCCAAGGCGCGCATCCAGATCATGATCGACAAGGGCATGGAGAATGCGGCGGGCACGCTGAAGGGCTTGATCGCCAAGGCCGATGCCCGGATCGCCGAGATCCGTTCGGGCGAGAAGCCCGCGCTCGCGCCCGACGCCAACGCCAAGTATTTCGCGGAGATCGTCGTCGATCTGGACGTGATCGACGAGCCGATGATCGCCGATCCGGACGTGAACAACCCGGATGTCTCCAAGCGCTACACCCATGACACGATCCGCCCTGTTTCCTATTATGGCGGCACGAAGAAGGTCGATCTCGGCTTCGTGGGATCGTGCATGGTGCACAAGGGCGACATGAAGATCATCGCCCAGATCCTCAAGAATATCGAGAAGGCCGAGGGCAAGGTCGAATTCAAGGCGCCGCTGGTCGTCGCGCCGCCGACCTACAACATCGTCGACGAGCTGAAGGCCGAGGGCGACTGGGAGATCCTGCGCAAATATTCGGGCTTCGAGTTCGACGACACCCACCCGAAGACGGCCAGCCGCACCGAGTATGAGAATATCCTCTATCTCGAGCGTCCGGGCTGCAACCTGTGCATGGGCAACCAGGAGAAGGCTGCGAAGGGCGACACCGTCCTCGCCACCTCGACCCGCCTGTTCCAGGGCCGCGTCGTGGAAGACACCGCCGAAAAGAAGGGTGAGTCTCTCCTCGCATCGACCCCGGTCGTGGTGCTGTCGACCATCCTCGGCCGCACGCCCAGCGCGGAGGAATATAAGGCGGCCGTCGAGGGGATCGATCTGACCAAGTTCGCCCCTCCGAAGGCGGCCTGA
- a CDS encoding DUF1109 domain-containing protein — MKTDDLIRSLSRDVPRITRGALGRRIALGIFGGGIVTMLLVAGLLGIRPDLHAAMHGFSFWMKWAYTVSVGIGAVVAVMRLARPTGSSLRSLWWLVVPVLLLGGIGIGELADTPSSKWLAMWLGASWKVCPWLVLTLAMPIFIGLLWSFRRLAPSRLREAGAAAGLAAGAWAATIYCLHCPEVSAIFVLTWYSLGILLAAGAGALLGPRLLRW; from the coding sequence ATGAAAACCGACGATCTCATCCGCTCGCTCAGCCGCGATGTTCCCCGCATCACGCGCGGCGCGCTGGGCCGCCGGATCGCGCTGGGTATCTTCGGCGGCGGCATCGTGACGATGCTGCTGGTCGCGGGGCTGCTCGGCATCCGGCCCGATCTCCATGCGGCGATGCACGGCTTCTCCTTCTGGATGAAGTGGGCCTACACCGTCTCGGTCGGGATCGGTGCCGTGGTCGCTGTCATGCGCCTTGCACGACCGACGGGATCGAGCCTGCGGAGCCTGTGGTGGTTGGTCGTCCCCGTGCTGCTGCTCGGCGGCATCGGCATCGGCGAACTGGCGGACACGCCATCGAGCAAGTGGCTGGCGATGTGGCTCGGCGCGAGCTGGAAGGTGTGCCCGTGGCTGGTGCTGACCCTGGCGATGCCGATCTTCATCGGCCTGCTCTGGTCCTTCCGGCGGCTCGCGCCTTCCCGATTGCGCGAGGCGGGCGCGGCGGCGGGTCTCGCGGCGGGCGCGTGGGCGGCGACGATCTATTGCCTCCATTGTCCGGAGGTGTCGGCGATCTTCGTGCTCACCTGGTACAGTCTCGGCATCCTGCTGGCCGCCGGCGCCGGTGCGCTGCTCGGCCCGCGCCTGCTGCGCTGGTAG
- a CDS encoding sigma-70 family RNA polymerase sigma factor, translating to MQASEAQLKAWMTSGLDGDAGAHEALLRALVPLLSAFYRRRLRDAEGDVEDLVQETLISVHTKRATYDRDRPFTAWLYAIARYRMIDHFRRRRVVVPIEDVEAILVAEGFEDATAARMDVDALLSTLSPKQARAIRDTHVEGLSVAEAASGAGIGESDVKVSVHRGLKALAARIRGDRA from the coding sequence ATGCAGGCAAGTGAGGCACAGCTGAAGGCATGGATGACGTCAGGGCTCGACGGCGATGCCGGCGCGCACGAAGCGCTGCTGCGCGCGCTCGTGCCGTTACTCAGCGCTTTCTATCGTCGCCGGCTGCGTGATGCGGAAGGCGATGTCGAGGATCTCGTGCAGGAAACATTGATCTCGGTGCATACCAAGCGCGCCACCTACGATCGCGACCGGCCCTTCACGGCGTGGCTCTATGCGATCGCCCGCTATCGGATGATCGACCATTTCCGCCGGCGCCGCGTCGTGGTGCCGATCGAGGACGTCGAGGCGATCCTGGTGGCGGAGGGCTTCGAGGATGCGACGGCCGCCCGCATGGATGTGGATGCCTTGCTCTCCACGCTGTCGCCCAAGCAGGCCCGCGCGATCCGCGACACCCACGTCGAGGGCCTCAGCGTCGCCGAGGCGGCTTCCGGCGCCGGCATCGGAGAATCGGATGTGAAGGTTTCGGTCCATCGCGGGCTCAAGGCGCTCGCCGCGCGTATTCGCGGAGACCGGGCATGA
- a CDS encoding DoxX family protein, with protein sequence MSMPIELYRRAGRFAAWLSPPSLLLLVARLGIGAVFFLSGRTKVDGILHITDATYELFRTEYALPVIDPVVAAHLSAYVENIAPILLALGLFVRPAALVMLGMTAVIEIFVYPDAWPTHLSWAGLLLPLIAMGGGNWTLDRWLGLEAPLQSQRS encoded by the coding sequence ATGTCGATGCCGATCGAACTCTATCGCCGTGCCGGGCGTTTCGCGGCGTGGCTTTCGCCTCCATCCCTGCTGCTGCTGGTCGCCCGCCTGGGTATCGGGGCCGTCTTCTTCCTGTCGGGGCGCACGAAGGTCGACGGCATCCTGCATATCACCGATGCGACCTACGAACTGTTCCGCACCGAATATGCGCTGCCTGTCATCGACCCTGTCGTCGCGGCGCACCTGTCCGCCTATGTCGAGAATATCGCGCCGATATTGCTGGCATTGGGCCTGTTCGTGCGGCCTGCCGCGCTGGTGATGCTTGGCATGACCGCGGTGATCGAGATCTTCGTCTATCCTGACGCCTGGCCGACTCATCTGAGCTGGGCAGGGTTGCTCCTCCCGCTGATCGCCATGGGTGGCGGCAACTGGACTCTCGATCGATGGCTGGGGCTGGAGGCGCCGTTGCAGTCGCAACGATCCTGA
- a CDS encoding BufA1 family periplasmic bufferin-type metallophore, whose amino-acid sequence MIRSHAALAATFAVTLAAGAAHAADAGKAPMEKCYGVALAGHNDCKAGAGTTCAGTAKVNYQGNAWKLVKAGTCTTTKTPKGFGSLTPKA is encoded by the coding sequence ATGATCCGCAGCCACGCGGCGCTTGCCGCAACCTTCGCCGTCACGCTCGCTGCCGGGGCCGCCCATGCCGCCGATGCCGGCAAGGCGCCGATGGAAAAATGCTACGGCGTCGCGCTCGCCGGCCACAACGACTGCAAGGCGGGCGCCGGCACGACCTGCGCGGGTACGGCCAAGGTCAACTATCAGGGTAATGCCTGGAAGCTGGTCAAGGCCGGCACCTGCACCACGACCAAGACGCCCAAGGGCTTCGGCTCGCTGACCCCCAAGGCGTGA
- the bufA2 gene encoding BufA2 family periplasmic bufferin-type metallophore produces the protein MTPSKSAVSFAAAAAIIALSGAVVTAPAFAKDAKQVHCYGVNACKGQSDCKSGNHDCKGMNDCKGQGFKAETAQQCTADGGSLTAPK, from the coding sequence ATGACCCCTTCGAAATCCGCCGTCAGCTTCGCCGCCGCCGCCGCGATCATCGCCCTCTCCGGCGCGGTCGTCACCGCTCCCGCCTTTGCCAAGGATGCGAAGCAGGTCCATTGCTACGGCGTCAACGCCTGCAAGGGCCAGTCCGACTGCAAGTCGGGCAATCATGACTGCAAGGGCATGAACGACTGCAAGGGCCAGGGCTTCAAGGCCGAGACCGCCCAGCAGTGCACGGCGGACGGCGGCAGCCTGACCGCGCCGAAATGA
- the arsC gene encoding arsenate reductase (glutaredoxin) (This arsenate reductase requires both glutathione and glutaredoxin to convert arsenate to arsenite, after which the efflux transporter formed by ArsA and ArsB can extrude the arsenite from the cell, providing resistance.) — protein sequence MTTIVIYHNPECGTSRNTLALIRNSGVEPHVVEYLKTPPSRALLVEMIGAAGMTPRALLREKGTPYADLGLDDETLSDEALIDAMMAHPILINRPLVVTPLGVKLCRPSEVVLEILPNVQRGAFAKEDGEQVVNAAGERLR from the coding sequence GTGACCACCATCGTCATCTATCACAATCCCGAGTGCGGAACGTCGCGCAACACGCTGGCGCTGATCCGCAATTCCGGCGTCGAACCGCATGTCGTCGAATATCTGAAGACCCCGCCGTCGCGTGCTCTGCTCGTCGAGATGATCGGTGCCGCCGGCATGACGCCGCGCGCGTTGCTCCGCGAGAAGGGCACGCCCTATGCCGATCTCGGCCTCGACGATGAGACGCTCTCCGACGAGGCGCTGATCGACGCAATGATGGCACATCCGATCCTCATCAACCGGCCGCTGGTCGTGACGCCGCTCGGGGTGAAGCTCTGTCGGCCTTCGGAGGTGGTCCTCGAAATCCTGCCGAACGTCCAGCGTGGCGCCTTCGCCAAGGAAGACGGCGAACAGGTCGTCAACGCCGCCGGCGAACGGCTGCGTTGA
- a CDS encoding alpha/beta fold hydrolase: MKRFLASGALAALLLSTTASAHAARVPVEAPHTLPASSVIHYRTAKIEGLDIFYREAGPADAPTVLLLHGFPSSSHEYRNLIPALADRYHVIAPDYPGFGQSSAPDHKAFAYTFSNLTDVTEALLAQKGINSYTIYIQDYGAPVGLRLAIRHPQRVAGLIVQNGNAYVDALQDFWTPIKAYWSDGSAAHRDALRSALTLDTTRWQYLNGVRDPSRVDPDAWLHDQALLDRPGNAEIQLDLFYDYRTNVALYPQFQSFFRTRKPPTLIVWGANDKIFPAAGARAYLRDNPQAELHLIDSGHFALEDRADEIVPLIRDFLDRTLPRR, translated from the coding sequence ATGAAGAGATTCCTTGCATCCGGCGCCCTCGCCGCGCTCCTGCTGTCCACCACCGCTTCGGCTCATGCCGCGCGGGTTCCGGTCGAGGCGCCCCACACGCTGCCCGCCAGTTCGGTGATCCATTACCGCACCGCGAAGATTGAGGGTCTCGACATCTTCTATCGCGAGGCTGGACCGGCTGATGCCCCGACTGTCCTGCTGCTGCATGGCTTTCCGAGTTCGTCGCACGAGTACCGCAACCTCATCCCCGCGCTCGCCGATCGCTATCACGTGATCGCGCCCGATTATCCAGGCTTCGGCCAGAGCAGTGCGCCCGATCACAAGGCCTTCGCCTACACCTTCTCGAACCTGACCGACGTGACCGAGGCTCTTCTCGCGCAAAAGGGCATCAACAGCTACACGATCTACATTCAGGATTATGGCGCGCCCGTCGGCCTGCGGCTGGCGATCCGCCATCCCCAGCGGGTCGCCGGCCTGATCGTCCAGAACGGCAACGCCTATGTCGACGCGCTTCAGGATTTCTGGACGCCGATCAAGGCCTATTGGTCGGACGGATCGGCCGCGCATCGCGACGCGCTGCGATCCGCGCTCACATTGGACACCACCCGCTGGCAGTATCTGAACGGCGTGAGGGATCCGAGCCGGGTCGATCCCGATGCGTGGCTGCACGACCAGGCGCTGCTCGATCGGCCCGGCAATGCCGAAATCCAGCTCGATCTGTTCTACGACTATCGCACCAATGTGGCGCTGTATCCCCAGTTTCAGTCCTTCTTCCGGACGCGCAAGCCGCCGACGCTGATCGTCTGGGGCGCCAACGACAAGATCTTCCCGGCGGCGGGCGCCCGTGCCTACCTGCGCGACAATCCGCAGGCCGAACTGCACCTGATCGACAGCGGACATTTCGCGCTGGAGGACCGCGCCGACGAGATCGTCCCGCTGATCCGCGACTTCCTCGACCGCACCCTGCCGCGCCGCTGA
- a CDS encoding LysR family transcriptional regulator, with translation MEELRALRTFIAVAEHRSFAEAARRLHLSPTTVTRTIASLEASLGLALLVRTTRSVRLTEEGGQFLDRCRAGIAEIDGAFETARGGSVTPRGTLTVTAPVMFGRLHILPIIVELIERHPGLNVRLLLLDRVVRLVEEGIDVAVRIADLPDSALHMMKIGEVRRVLSASPAYLHAKGEPMQAADLRRHQLIAVENEAGAQGAWEGDHGKGLRGPARLSVNSVEAGIDAAVAGLGIVRTLSYQVAGHLSAGRLRQIGMDAGSLALPVSLLFQSGRRNTPNIRVFADLARERLRGAAL, from the coding sequence ATGGAAGAGTTGCGGGCGTTGCGAACATTCATCGCCGTCGCCGAACATCGGAGCTTTGCCGAGGCCGCGCGCCGCCTGCACCTGTCGCCGACCACGGTCACGCGTACGATCGCATCGCTGGAGGCCTCGTTGGGGCTGGCGCTGCTGGTACGCACGACTCGCAGTGTCCGTCTGACGGAGGAGGGTGGGCAGTTCCTCGATCGGTGCCGCGCGGGTATCGCCGAGATCGACGGCGCGTTCGAGACGGCGCGCGGCGGCAGCGTCACGCCGCGCGGCACGCTGACCGTCACGGCGCCGGTGATGTTCGGGCGGCTGCACATCCTGCCGATCATCGTCGAGCTGATCGAGCGCCATCCGGGTCTCAACGTCCGCCTGCTCCTGCTCGATCGCGTCGTCCGCCTCGTCGAGGAAGGGATCGACGTCGCGGTGCGGATCGCCGATCTACCGGACAGCGCCCTGCACATGATGAAGATCGGCGAGGTGCGACGGGTATTGAGCGCCAGCCCGGCCTATCTGCACGCGAAGGGAGAGCCGATGCAGGCGGCCGATCTGCGCCGCCATCAACTGATCGCGGTGGAGAACGAGGCAGGGGCGCAAGGGGCCTGGGAAGGCGATCACGGCAAAGGCTTGCGGGGGCCGGCCCGTCTGTCGGTCAACAGCGTCGAGGCCGGGATCGATGCGGCGGTTGCGGGGCTTGGGATCGTCCGCACCCTGTCCTATCAGGTCGCCGGGCACCTGAGCGCTGGCCGGCTTCGTCAGATCGGCATGGACGCCGGCAGCCTGGCATTGCCGGTATCTTTGCTCTTCCAGAGCGGCCGTCGCAATACGCCCAACATCCGCGTCTTCGCCGACCTCGCGCGTGAAAGGCTGCGCGGTGCGGCGCTCTAA